One region of Sebastes fasciatus isolate fSebFas1 chromosome 1, fSebFas1.pri, whole genome shotgun sequence genomic DNA includes:
- the LOC141777621 gene encoding tripartite motif-containing protein 16-like, producing the protein MAQKGVQLERESFSCSICLDLLKDPVTTSCGHSYCMNCIKSFWDGEDEKKIYSCPQCRQTFTPRPVLLKNTMLAVLVEELKKTGLQAAPADHCYAGPEDVACDVCTGRKLKAFKSCLVCLASYCEKHLQRHYDSAPLKKHKLVEPSKKLQENICSRHDEVMKMFCRTDQQCICYLCSVDEHKGHDTVSAAAERTERQRELEVSRLNIQQRIQDREKDVKLLQQEVEAVNRSADKAVEDSEKIFTELIRLMEKRSCDVKQQVRSQQESEVSRVKELQEKLEQEITELKRRDAEMKLLSHTEDHNQFLLNYPSLSPLTESTSSINIRPLSYFEDVTAAVSEVRDKLQDVLREKWTNVSQTVTEVDVLLSQPEPKTRAGFLQYSREITLDPNTANTQLLLSEGNRKATYMRQQQSYSSHPDRFTDYCQVLSRESLTGRCYWEVERRGGGVDVAVAYKSIRRAERSNECYFGFNDKSWVLDCYQNSYIFLYNKVETPVSGPPSSRVGVYLDHSAGILSFYSVSETMTLLHRVQTTFTEPLYAGLYLFGYDGVTAELCKLK; encoded by the coding sequence atggcgcagaaaggagttcagctggagagagagtcattctcttgttcgatctgtctggatctactgaaggatccggtgactacttcctgtggacacagctactgcatgaactgtattaaaagcttctgggatggagaggatgagaagaagatctacagctgccctcagtgtaggcagaccttcacaccgaggcctgtcctgctgaaaaacaccatgttagcagttttagtggaggaactgaagaagactggactccaagctgctcctgctgatcactgctatgctggacctgaagatgtggcctgtgatgtctgcactgggaggaaactgaaagccttcaagtcctgtctggtgtgtctggcctcttactgtgagaaacacctccagcgtcattatgactcagctccgttaaagaaacacaagctggtggagccctccaagaagctccaggagaacatctgctctcgtcacgacgaggtaatgaagatgttctgtcgtactgatcagcagtgtatctgttatctctgctctgtggatgaacataaaggccacgacaccgtctcagctgcagcagaaaggaccgagaggcagagagagctggaggtgagtcgactcaacatccaacagaggatccaggacagagagaaagatgtgaagctgctccaacaggaggtggaggctgtcaatcgctccgctgataaagcagtggaggacagtgagaagatcttcaccgagctgatccgtctcatggagaaaagaagctgtgatgtgaagcagcaggtcagatcccagcaggaaagtgaagtgagtcgagtcaaagagcttcaggagaagctggagcaggagatcactgagctgaagaggagagacgctgagatgaagctgctgtcacacacagaggatcacaaccagtttcttcttaactacccctcactgtcaccactcactgaatctacatccagcatcaatatccgtcctctgagctactttgaggacgtgacggcggctgtgtcagaagtcagagataaactacaggacgttctgagagagaaatggacaaacgtctcacagacagtgactgaagtggatgttttactgtcacaaccagagcccaagaccagagctgggttcttacaatattcacgggaaatcacactggatccaaacacagcaaacacacagctgttattatctgaggggaacagaaaagcaacatataTGAGACAACAACAGTCTTattctagtcacccagacagattcactgacTATtgtcaggtcctgagtagagagagtctgactggacgttgttactgggaggtggagaggagagggggaggagttgatgtagcagtcgcatacaagagtatcaggagagcagAGAGGTCGAATGAATGTTACTTTGGATTCAATGATAAATCTTGGGTGTTAGATTGTTACCAAAacagttatatatttttgtacaacAAAGTCGAaacccccgtctcaggtcctccgtcctccagagtaggagtgtacctggatcacagtgcaggtattctgtccttctacagcgtctctgaaaccatgactctcctccacagagtccagaccacattcactgagcctctctatgctggactttaTCTTTTTGGTTATGATGGAgtcactgctgagttgtgtaaactgaaatag